Proteins encoded in a region of the bacterium genome:
- a CDS encoding type IV secretion system DNA-binding domain-containing protein → MIQLLVLFLLLIIVGIVAYLVLRYMQEERLLSSLHLILLEVTVPKDLPQQEKDREGTVQEQIMRGSQFLASLAGLREENFIKNIIFGKPTWGFEIVAHPNGEIIFFVSVPRRYEEFMEKQILAFYPRADVKRVADYTIFEEGDTVEGGIVKQHHKKYLPLKTFEDLPSDPMQGITQALSKMEKGDGGAVQFIVRPASARIRAKGRRITRNVALGKEKTVRHRSSVFGEAARGLGRTVNNSLMKNSQQNQRQDDKEDKWLPQMSPAEQERLERVDKKTGEYQFEVTMRMIVSCKTKEAAEAHFMVLKESLTQFGDPSLNELSTHRQTKRGFFRDYIFRTFKRSQCMVLSLTELLSLFHFPLSTTETPNIRWRTSRSVAAPANLPQNGILLGYNDYRGIKTPIRLQREDRRRHMYMIGQTGTGKTTLFKNMIMQDIRNGEGVGVVDPHGQLIEDILLQIPRERAEDVIIFDPRDTERPLGLNMLEARNPAQRDLVVSELIMIIEKLATRMNPESIGPMFEHYLRNALLTLVEDPDSTMIDISRLFTDKVFRDWLVAKVKNPIVREFWEKEYAQSLKGQQSADMLSYVISKLGRFIGNEVIRNIIGQPKSSFDLREIMDNKKILLVNLSKGSLGDINADLLGFILVSKLQITALSRTDIPENERKDFYLYLDEFQNFTTDTVGTILSEARKYRLDLNLTHQFIAQLSDEIREAVFGNVGTVISYRVGVEDSELMAKQLAPVFDEYDLINVPNYNCFTRLLAKNQPQRPFSMKASPPPPGGDEELRSSLYELSRLKYGRPKQEVEERILERLKVGGNASVSRS, encoded by the coding sequence ATGATCCAGTTGCTTGTTCTTTTCTTGTTGCTGATTATCGTAGGCATAGTTGCTTATCTGGTTTTGCGATACATGCAGGAGGAACGGTTGCTTTCTTCTTTACATTTGATTTTACTGGAAGTAACGGTGCCGAAAGATTTGCCCCAACAAGAAAAAGATCGGGAAGGAACGGTGCAGGAGCAAATTATGCGCGGTTCGCAGTTTCTGGCCAGTTTGGCGGGACTGCGTGAAGAAAATTTCATTAAGAATATTATTTTTGGTAAACCGACATGGGGTTTTGAAATTGTCGCGCATCCGAATGGTGAAATTATCTTTTTTGTGTCGGTGCCTAGGCGTTACGAAGAATTTATGGAAAAACAGATTCTGGCGTTTTATCCCCGTGCCGATGTCAAACGCGTGGCGGATTATACGATTTTTGAAGAAGGGGACACCGTGGAGGGTGGAATTGTAAAACAGCACCACAAAAAATATTTGCCGTTAAAAACATTTGAAGACTTACCGTCCGATCCGATGCAGGGTATTACGCAAGCGCTTTCTAAAATGGAGAAAGGTGACGGAGGTGCGGTGCAATTTATTGTGCGTCCGGCATCCGCGCGAATCCGCGCCAAAGGGCGCAGGATTACGCGTAATGTTGCTTTGGGTAAGGAAAAAACGGTTCGTCATAGAAGTTCCGTTTTCGGCGAAGCGGCACGCGGTTTGGGTCGTACGGTGAATAATTCGTTGATGAAAAACAGTCAACAAAATCAAAGGCAAGACGATAAGGAAGACAAGTGGCTTCCGCAAATGTCTCCCGCCGAACAAGAGAGGTTAGAGCGAGTAGATAAAAAAACCGGCGAATATCAATTTGAAGTGACAATGCGTATGATAGTGTCGTGCAAAACCAAAGAGGCGGCGGAAGCGCACTTTATGGTACTGAAAGAATCTTTGACGCAATTTGGTGATCCCTCATTAAATGAGTTGAGTACGCATCGGCAAACGAAACGCGGTTTTTTCCGTGATTATATTTTTCGGACATTCAAACGGTCACAGTGCATGGTTTTGTCGTTGACGGAGCTTTTGTCACTTTTTCATTTTCCGTTATCTACCACCGAAACACCCAATATTCGTTGGCGCACCTCAAGAAGTGTAGCGGCGCCGGCTAATTTGCCCCAAAACGGTATTTTGCTTGGGTATAATGACTACCGAGGAATAAAGACTCCCATTCGGCTCCAGAGAGAGGACAGGCGTCGTCATATGTATATGATCGGACAAACCGGAACCGGCAAAACGACGCTCTTTAAAAACATGATTATGCAGGATATTCGTAATGGCGAAGGAGTTGGCGTGGTTGATCCGCACGGTCAACTGATTGAGGATATTCTTTTGCAGATTCCCCGCGAGCGAGCCGAAGACGTAATCATTTTTGATCCGCGTGATACAGAAAGGCCTTTAGGTTTGAATATGTTGGAGGCGCGCAATCCGGCCCAACGCGATTTGGTGGTTTCCGAATTGATTATGATTATTGAAAAACTGGCCACGCGAATGAACCCGGAATCGATCGGTCCGATGTTTGAACACTATTTAAGAAATGCTCTACTTACATTAGTAGAGGATCCCGATTCAACGATGATTGATATTTCTCGTCTTTTTACCGATAAAGTTTTTCGCGACTGGTTGGTGGCAAAAGTAAAAAATCCGATAGTGCGAGAGTTTTGGGAAAAAGAATACGCCCAATCGTTGAAGGGTCAACAATCGGCCGATATGTTGTCTTATGTTATCAGTAAACTGGGGCGTTTTATTGGTAACGAAGTAATTCGCAATATTATTGGTCAGCCGAAGAGTTCTTTTGATCTGCGTGAGATAATGGATAACAAAAAAATCTTACTCGTCAATTTGTCGAAGGGTTCGTTGGGCGATATCAATGCCGATCTACTTGGGTTTATCTTGGTCAGTAAGTTACAAATCACGGCTTTATCGCGCACGGACATTCCGGAAAATGAACGCAAAGACTTTTATCTTTATCTCGATGAGTTTCAGAATTTCACCACTGACACGGTAGGGACAATTTTGAGCGAAGCGCGTAAATATCGGTTGGATTTGAATTTGACCCACCAATTTATTGCACAGCTTTCGGATGAAATTCGGGAAGCCGTCTTTGGTAACGTCGGTACGGTAATTTCTTATCGTGTCGGTGTGGAAGATTCGGAGTTAATGGCCAAACAACTCGCGCCTGTTTTTGACGAGTACGATTTAATCAATGTTCCTAACTACAATTGTTTCACGCGCTTACTGGCTAAAAACCAACCGCAACGGCCGTTCTCGATGAAAGCATCACCACCGCCACCGGGTGGTGATGAAGAACTGCGTAGTAGTTTGTATGAATTATCCCGTCTCAAATACGGCCGTCCAAAACAGGAAGTGGAGGAAAGAATACTAGAGAGATTGAAGGTGGGAGGAAACGCTAGTGTGTCTAGGAGTTAA
- the pyrH gene encoding UMP kinase, with amino-acid sequence MTKDYIIAVGGSIICPDKVNTEYLKALHAFIRGEIREGKRFILVVGGGAPARQFQKAAAEVVEVPDEDKDWLGIHATRLNAHLLRTVFREEANPVIFEARGKITKFGSYPLIIGAGWRPGWSTDFVTVQIAVDFHNSQAIILGKPDYVYDKDNQFYSDAKPISRMTWEEYIKLIPEKWSPGIHAPVDPVAAQLAQKEKLRVIVAGGKDLQNVKNILDGKEFKGTTIE; translated from the coding sequence ATGACCAAAGACTATATCATCGCCGTTGGGGGATCGATTATTTGCCCGGACAAGGTTAATACGGAGTATCTTAAGGCATTACACGCCTTTATTCGGGGAGAAATAAGGGAAGGAAAGCGGTTTATTTTGGTGGTGGGCGGTGGGGCACCGGCGCGTCAGTTTCAAAAAGCGGCTGCCGAAGTGGTGGAAGTACCGGATGAAGATAAAGATTGGCTTGGTATTCATGCCACTAGATTAAATGCGCATCTCCTGCGGACGGTTTTTCGTGAAGAAGCAAACCCCGTGATTTTTGAAGCGCGCGGGAAAATTACGAAATTCGGCAGTTATCCTTTAATAATCGGTGCGGGTTGGCGTCCGGGATGGTCGACAGATTTTGTGACGGTGCAAATTGCGGTTGATTTTCATAATTCGCAAGCAATTATTTTGGGAAAACCGGATTACGTGTATGACAAAGATAATCAATTTTATTCTGATGCCAAACCGATTTCGCGAATGACCTGGGAGGAATACATAAAATTAATTCCGGAGAAATGGTCGCCGGGCATTCATGCCCCTGTGGATCCGGTGGCGGCGCAACTTGCCCAAAAAGAAAAACTGCGCGTGATCGTGGCGGGTGGCAAGGATTTACAGAATGTAAAAAACATTTTGGACGGGAAAGAATTTAAAGGAACAACGATCGAATGA
- the dnaG gene encoding DNA primase: MSDSNVDQVKERTDIAQLIGEQVRLKRVGGNYKGLCPFHNEKTPSFIVTPSRQMFHCFGCGKSGDVFTWVMEKEGMTFAEALRVLAQRAGVTLAFEKPEHREEKEQLRSTLDTTAEFYKAIFEKTTAGKVARDYLLGRGLTEETISAWRIGYVPPTGTPLIEKAKNRGVTVNDLIQTGIVAQGSRGYYERFFGRVIFPLTDMHGTVVGLAGRILKEDPNRPAAKYINSPETVLYRKSKILYGMDRARDMIRKEDLAIIVEGYTDVMGSHQAGITNAVATSGTALTEEHLQIIKRFTENIAFAFDGDTAGDNANRRAIDMAIAAGFSATVVLLPDGQDPADVAIKTPDAWRQAIAHRRDAFTFLLQRALKKYPKLDTQDKKSIAGELLPLLAKIPEAITRGDYLQRLGQAVGIESRYLNEEVKRLQQIAIKTGASTPSPAKIGDQNVTEKKNLVSQLNPIVLKEERLLTLLLVVPGALPYVLEHLPSEVFSGNHTRDLFNEYIRLYNAQYRKEASFDFSKLRENLSEELRRLVDIFLLAIEVEQEEGLLDQPDQEVHTLLKELLQSYLRQCLNKQSNKLEQADPRQKSVLMQEIDQLREKLIQAESLTTS, encoded by the coding sequence GTGAGTGATTCAAATGTCGACCAGGTCAAAGAAAGAACGGATATCGCGCAACTGATTGGTGAGCAGGTGCGGTTAAAACGTGTGGGCGGTAATTATAAGGGTCTTTGTCCGTTTCACAACGAAAAGACGCCGTCTTTTATTGTAACACCAAGTCGTCAGATGTTTCATTGTTTTGGTTGTGGCAAATCCGGCGACGTTTTTACTTGGGTGATGGAAAAAGAAGGAATGACTTTCGCCGAGGCTTTGAGGGTATTGGCTCAGCGAGCAGGCGTGACGCTGGCATTTGAAAAACCGGAACATCGGGAAGAAAAAGAACAATTACGATCCACTCTTGATACCACCGCGGAATTTTATAAAGCTATCTTTGAAAAAACTACGGCCGGTAAAGTCGCGCGTGATTATTTATTGGGACGCGGATTAACCGAGGAAACCATTAGTGCTTGGCGGATTGGTTATGTACCGCCAACGGGCACGCCATTAATTGAAAAAGCAAAAAATCGGGGTGTGACGGTAAACGATTTAATTCAAACCGGTATCGTGGCCCAGGGAAGTAGAGGCTATTACGAAAGATTTTTCGGGCGGGTGATTTTTCCGCTTACTGATATGCACGGCACAGTGGTGGGCTTGGCGGGGAGAATTTTGAAAGAAGATCCCAATCGGCCGGCGGCAAAATATATTAATAGTCCGGAAACTGTTCTTTATCGTAAGAGTAAAATTTTATACGGAATGGATCGCGCGCGTGACATGATTCGCAAAGAAGATCTCGCTATTATCGTCGAAGGGTATACGGACGTGATGGGTTCGCACCAGGCCGGTATAACAAACGCGGTGGCTACTTCCGGAACCGCGTTAACCGAAGAGCATTTGCAAATCATTAAACGGTTCACGGAAAATATCGCGTTTGCCTTTGACGGCGATACGGCGGGCGACAACGCCAATCGGCGCGCCATCGACATGGCCATCGCGGCGGGATTTTCGGCAACCGTTGTGCTTTTACCGGATGGGCAGGATCCGGCGGACGTAGCAATTAAAACTCCTGACGCATGGCGACAAGCCATCGCGCATCGCCGTGACGCGTTTACGTTTTTGCTTCAGAGGGCTTTAAAAAAATATCCCAAATTGGATACGCAAGATAAAAAAAGTATTGCCGGAGAATTATTGCCGTTGTTAGCAAAAATTCCGGAAGCAATTACACGCGGGGATTATTTGCAACGTCTCGGGCAAGCGGTGGGAATTGAATCGCGCTATCTCAACGAAGAGGTAAAGCGTTTGCAACAAATAGCAATTAAAACTGGCGCATCAACGCCATCCCCGGCCAAGATCGGAGACCAAAACGTCACTGAAAAAAAGAATTTAGTATCGCAACTCAATCCCATAGTTCTCAAGGAAGAGCGTTTACTAACTCTTTTGTTAGTGGTGCCGGGAGCGCTTCCGTATGTTCTCGAACACTTGCCAAGCGAGGTGTTTTCTGGTAACCATACTAGAGACTTGTTTAATGAGTATATTAGGTTGTATAATGCCCAATACCGCAAGGAGGCCTCGTTTGATTTTTCAAAGCTTCGGGAAAACCTTAGCGAAGAGCTCCGTCGGTTGGTCGATATCTTCCTTCTTGCCATCGAAGTTGAGCAGGAAGAAGGTCTCCTCGATCAGCCCGATCAAGAAGTCCATACGTTGCTGAAAGAATTGCTCCAGTCTTATCTCCGTCAATGTTTAAACAAACAAAGTAATAAGCTCGAGCAAGCAGATCCGCGACAAAAATCAGTTTTAATGCAAGAGATTGATCAGCTAAGAGAAAAACTGATCCAAGCGGAAAGTCTTACGACATCTTAA